From a region of the Pseudanabaena sp. ABRG5-3 genome:
- a CDS encoding inorganic phosphate transporter, which translates to MEYLFFGLAIALVIGFEFVNGFHDTANAVATVIYTNTLKPTYAVVLSGICNLLGVLTSSGTVAFAIIALLPVDLVVNSSTSQSLVMAIALLLSAMIWNLGTWYLGLPVSSTHTLIGSITGIGIANSVTNSFSSTNSYWWDGINWLKMQEILISLVISPLLGFCGAAILFLLAKYLIRQEELYIAPEENVPSPWIRAVLILTCSGVSFAHGSNDGQKGMGLMMLILVAILPSFFSLNLHTSPQAIAQLVASSNSAIPILSSQFIANTNQDPSFTNSRDELSQFLKPQGQVNENIWRSLVDESQIIAEKLSANSNLLDIAASDRRQVRDDIYLVASAISKLEKQQQLTNFEHPEIITNYRNQLDHLTKFIPYWIKITIALALGLGTMIGWKRVVVTVGEKIGKEHLNYAQGASAELITMTTISAADYFGLPVSTTHILSSGIAGSMVANRSGLQFNTLRNLLLAWLLTLPSCILLGFLTYTILLLMINT; encoded by the coding sequence ATGGAATATCTATTTTTTGGTTTAGCGATCGCTTTAGTCATTGGCTTTGAGTTTGTGAATGGGTTTCATGACACGGCTAATGCTGTGGCTACTGTTATTTATACAAATACGCTAAAGCCAACCTATGCAGTTGTCCTATCGGGAATTTGTAATTTGCTGGGAGTACTCACTTCAAGCGGGACAGTTGCCTTTGCAATTATTGCGCTGTTGCCTGTAGATCTAGTGGTGAATAGTTCAACATCACAGAGCTTGGTAATGGCGATCGCTTTACTGCTGTCAGCAATGATCTGGAATTTGGGAACTTGGTATTTGGGATTGCCTGTATCCAGCACCCATACTTTAATTGGCTCAATTACTGGAATTGGGATTGCTAATTCTGTAACAAATTCTTTCTCTTCGACAAATAGCTATTGGTGGGATGGCATTAATTGGCTGAAGATGCAGGAAATATTGATTTCGCTTGTAATTTCGCCATTGCTGGGATTTTGCGGTGCAGCAATTCTATTTCTACTTGCTAAATATTTAATCCGCCAAGAGGAACTTTATATAGCACCAGAAGAGAATGTCCCTTCACCATGGATTCGCGCTGTGTTGATTTTGACCTGTTCGGGGGTGAGTTTTGCCCATGGTTCTAATGATGGGCAGAAAGGAATGGGTTTAATGATGCTGATTTTGGTCGCAATTTTACCCAGCTTTTTTTCTTTAAATTTGCATACAAGTCCTCAAGCGATCGCCCAATTAGTCGCCTCATCAAACTCTGCGATTCCCATTTTATCTTCGCAATTTATTGCCAATACTAATCAAGATCCATCTTTTACAAACAGTCGTGATGAACTTAGTCAGTTTCTCAAACCACAGGGACAGGTAAATGAAAATATTTGGCGATCGCTAGTTGATGAGAGTCAAATCATTGCCGAGAAATTATCGGCTAATAGCAATTTGCTGGATATTGCTGCAAGCGATCGTCGTCAAGTTAGAGATGATATTTATCTGGTCGCCAGTGCTATTAGCAAATTAGAAAAACAACAACAATTGACTAATTTTGAGCATCCAGAAATAATCACTAACTATCGCAATCAATTGGATCATCTCACCAAATTTATTCCCTATTGGATCAAAATCACAATTGCTCTGGCTCTCGGTTTAGGAACAATGATTGGCTGGAAGCGAGTAGTCGTTACCGTGGGCGAGAAAATTGGCAAAGAGCATCTAAATTATGCCCAAGGAGCATCGGCTGAGCTAATCACGATGACGACAATTAGTGCTGCTGATTATTTCGGATTACCTGTAAGTACTACACATATTCTTTCCTCAGGCATTGCTGGCTCGATGGTTGCAAATCGTTCTGGTTTACAGTTCAACACTTTAAGGAATTTGTTGTTAGCTTGGTTGTTAACTTTGCCAAGCTGTATCTTGTTAGGATTTTTAACCTACACAATACTTTTACTTATGATTAATACTTAG